A genome region from Streptomyces sp. NBC_01296 includes the following:
- a CDS encoding PD-(D/E)XK motif protein yields MSDPASFPQLAWSTVEHYLGVRQETSYPLSPPRSERLVSYEIGDGGHGISLHVELDRNQSPPRSPVPSITIDQVAHRGRRMARVRTTQTELMRDFHDLLMAVADRVVTGDRDLGRALDETVDAWAGLLHRPRGLGAERRIGLHGELAVLRAVARVRGWESAVDAWTGPRGEQHDFGLPDSDVEVKTTSSEDRQHTVHGIRQLEESPGRPLWLASLQVTRGGAGGRTLGESVAAVVRDAHAASRIAGARLEAAINRSGWSPTEQDDERWTLRGDPLLVPADRVPRLTHAVLPPDVRDHILSVDYRIRLNHLSPEPGAPVDLTDFRLP; encoded by the coding sequence ATGAGTGACCCGGCATCGTTCCCGCAGCTCGCCTGGTCCACCGTCGAGCACTATCTCGGCGTACGGCAGGAGACCAGCTACCCCCTGTCGCCGCCGAGGTCGGAACGACTGGTCTCCTACGAGATAGGCGACGGCGGCCACGGGATCTCCCTCCACGTCGAGCTGGACCGGAACCAGTCGCCGCCACGGTCTCCCGTGCCGTCGATCACGATCGACCAGGTGGCCCACCGCGGCAGGCGGATGGCCCGCGTCCGCACGACCCAGACCGAGCTCATGCGCGACTTCCACGATCTGCTGATGGCGGTCGCCGATCGAGTCGTCACCGGCGACCGCGATCTCGGGCGGGCACTGGACGAGACCGTCGATGCCTGGGCCGGGCTCCTTCACCGGCCCCGCGGACTCGGAGCCGAACGACGCATCGGCCTGCACGGTGAACTGGCGGTGCTGCGCGCGGTGGCCCGTGTGCGGGGCTGGGAGAGTGCAGTCGACGCCTGGACCGGGCCACGGGGAGAACAGCACGACTTCGGTCTGCCCGATTCGGACGTGGAAGTGAAGACGACCTCGTCCGAGGACCGGCAGCACACCGTGCACGGCATTCGGCAACTCGAGGAATCACCCGGACGCCCGCTGTGGCTGGCTTCCCTGCAAGTGACCCGTGGCGGCGCCGGCGGTCGGACCCTGGGCGAGTCCGTGGCCGCCGTCGTCCGGGACGCCCACGCCGCGAGCCGCATCGCCGGCGCACGTCTCGAAGCCGCGATCAATCGATCCGGTTGGAGCCCGACCGAGCAGGACGACGAACGGTGGACCCTGCGCGGCGACCCGCTTCTCGTCCCCGCCGACAGGGTTCCGCGTCTCACCCACGCCGTGCTGCCGCCGGATGTGCGTGATCACATTCTGTCGGTCGACTACCGCATACGCCTGAATCACCTGTCCCCCGAGCCGGGGGCTCCGGTTGACCTGACCGACTTCCGTCTCCCGTGA
- a CDS encoding ATP-binding protein, which produces MTDRWQFEVPTNGTKHLPPDARYMKALSSQGYGFEAAIADLVDNSIDAGARDVVIHFLRDADRLVSLLVIDDGKGMTEEELDVAMTVGGRRDYDAKALGMFGTGLKSASLSHASAVTVVTKTRRTRAVGRRWLMERAVSGHQCDIVDQDYAQTLIDRYSERPIVWQGTVIRWDGVKNFPQHGGGGQTDRYLHRTINRLGLQLGLCLHRFLARDDFNITIAVEDVNTGLEYMNFGVDPLDPFGYPKAGHPAYPKTFTASIPSVGEVPLHAHVWPAKSTLDEYKAVGSVLDRQGFYFYRHNRLVQAGGWNNFRQPDQYLSLARVAVDLPDTADDVFRLTVKKEGVDTSPEFADALNEAVDTEGCRFTEYIGAADAAYREARRRAGTTRKAVIGPGKGFDPSLREAMEDELPLMQGEEPISVRWQKLDNGNFFDIDREDRVIVLNQHYRSAVLGGRRGGLNDAPTVKSLMFLLLHQIFEKEYSGSREKDNLQLWQSILVAAARAELERMADDE; this is translated from the coding sequence ATGACCGATCGTTGGCAGTTCGAGGTACCGACCAACGGAACCAAGCACCTTCCCCCGGATGCCCGCTACATGAAGGCGCTGAGCAGCCAGGGATACGGATTCGAGGCGGCGATCGCCGACCTGGTCGACAACTCGATCGACGCCGGTGCACGCGACGTGGTGATCCACTTCCTGCGTGATGCCGACCGGCTCGTGAGTCTGCTCGTGATCGACGACGGCAAGGGCATGACCGAGGAGGAACTCGACGTCGCCATGACCGTCGGTGGCCGGCGCGACTACGACGCCAAGGCCCTGGGCATGTTCGGAACCGGTCTGAAATCCGCCTCGCTGAGCCATGCCTCCGCGGTCACCGTCGTGACCAAGACGCGTCGCACCCGAGCGGTGGGACGGCGGTGGCTCATGGAGCGCGCCGTGAGCGGCCACCAGTGCGACATCGTCGACCAGGACTACGCGCAGACTCTGATCGACCGCTATTCCGAGCGGCCGATCGTCTGGCAGGGCACTGTCATCCGCTGGGATGGGGTGAAGAACTTCCCCCAGCACGGCGGAGGCGGACAAACCGACCGATATCTGCATCGCACGATCAATCGGCTGGGGCTGCAGCTGGGGCTTTGCCTCCACCGCTTCCTCGCCCGCGACGACTTCAACATCACGATCGCCGTGGAAGACGTCAACACCGGCCTCGAATACATGAACTTCGGAGTCGACCCGCTGGATCCCTTCGGGTACCCCAAGGCCGGGCACCCGGCATACCCGAAGACGTTCACCGCCTCGATCCCCTCGGTGGGGGAGGTGCCCCTCCACGCGCATGTCTGGCCGGCCAAGTCCACCCTGGACGAGTACAAGGCGGTCGGCTCCGTGCTGGACCGTCAGGGGTTCTACTTCTACCGCCACAACCGCCTGGTCCAGGCGGGCGGCTGGAACAACTTCCGGCAGCCCGACCAGTACCTCTCGCTTGCGCGCGTGGCCGTCGACCTGCCCGACACGGCAGACGATGTCTTCCGGCTCACCGTGAAGAAGGAGGGAGTCGACACCTCTCCGGAATTCGCCGACGCCCTGAACGAGGCGGTCGACACCGAAGGGTGCCGTTTCACCGAATACATCGGCGCCGCCGATGCCGCGTACCGCGAGGCCCGGAGGAGGGCCGGCACGACACGCAAGGCAGTGATCGGACCGGGAAAGGGATTCGACCCCTCGCTGCGCGAGGCCATGGAGGACGAGCTCCCCTTGATGCAGGGCGAGGAGCCCATCTCCGTCCGCTGGCAGAAGCTCGACAACGGGAACTTCTTCGACATCGACCGCGAGGATCGGGTCATCGTGCTCAACCAGCACTACCGTTCCGCGGTGCTGGGTGGGCGACGTGGCGGGCTCAACGACGCCCCGACGGTCAAGTCGCTGATGTTCCTGCTCCTGCACCAGATTTTCGAGAAGGAGTACAGCGGCTCGCGGGAAAAGGACAACCTCCAGCTGTGGCAGTCCATCCTGGTCGCCGCAGCACGCGCCGAGCTGGAGCGTATGGCAGACGATGAGTGA
- a CDS encoding SEC-C domain-containing protein — protein MRPDTPAEHIAEAERLIRTATRYPEDQEPLLLQAAAHLELGDARDRASALYDQLLAASPADPHLIKALQAANLWEYGHEPEARALIQGIRAAAPADPAPWEVIAEALEAHDELTTSEECFTQAATLLITESAPLTPATTALLTGRHRVRRLLGLPHDDWDMVADTRHIGPIPLDELHDPKRIWALGSDDPAELRAEIARLRAELGDRRAALSRPFPVAILHWPQRELAELLTSYPTLAAEYPSHAAHLAHIETSLRALAASGTTNLGIVTASVPSYEAFAASEKTSPASPSLLPEYATTLAARGKATSWPPTPTSPCWCTSGKPYAECHGT, from the coding sequence ATGCGCCCTGACACGCCTGCCGAGCACATTGCCGAAGCCGAGCGCCTCATCCGCACGGCGACCCGTTACCCCGAGGACCAGGAGCCTTTGCTCCTCCAGGCCGCGGCCCACCTCGAACTGGGTGACGCCCGGGACCGCGCCAGCGCGCTGTACGACCAACTCCTCGCCGCCTCACCCGCCGACCCCCACCTGATCAAGGCGCTCCAGGCCGCGAACCTGTGGGAGTACGGCCACGAGCCCGAGGCCCGCGCCCTCATCCAGGGCATCCGCGCGGCCGCGCCCGCGGACCCGGCCCCCTGGGAGGTCATCGCGGAAGCCCTCGAGGCCCACGACGAGTTGACCACCTCGGAGGAGTGCTTCACCCAGGCGGCCACCCTCCTGATCACGGAGAGCGCACCCTTGACCCCCGCCACGACGGCCCTCCTGACGGGACGCCACCGGGTCCGCCGTCTCCTCGGACTCCCGCACGACGACTGGGACATGGTCGCCGACACCCGCCACATCGGCCCGATCCCGCTGGACGAGCTCCACGACCCGAAGCGCATCTGGGCCCTCGGCTCCGACGACCCGGCCGAGCTCCGCGCCGAGATCGCCCGCCTCCGCGCCGAACTGGGCGACCGCCGCGCCGCCCTCTCCCGCCCGTTCCCGGTGGCCATCCTCCACTGGCCCCAGCGAGAACTGGCCGAGCTCCTCACGTCGTACCCCACCCTGGCGGCGGAATACCCCTCGCACGCTGCGCACCTCGCGCACATCGAGACGTCCCTGCGCGCCCTGGCGGCCTCGGGCACGACGAACCTCGGCATCGTGACGGCGAGCGTCCCCTCGTACGAGGCCTTCGCGGCATCGGAGAAAACCTCCCCGGCCTCCCCGTCCCTCCTCCCGGAGTACGCCACGACCCTGGCAGCCCGCGGCAAAGCCACCTCCTGGCCCCCCACCCCCACATCCCCGTGCTGGTGCACCTCGGGCAAGCCGTACGCGGAGTGCCACGGCACCTGA
- a CDS encoding class E sortase, which yields MRVVVQGGGRRGRGVGLAGVLWGVAELAVTVGVVVLLLVVHQVWWTNRQALAAAHQQVRNLEREWALPSDPGSDPSTAPVPAASPSVSASGATVASASAEPAPPAGAKAPPAQESAYGVLRIPRLGVVVPVAQGVDKRAVLDKGYVGHYPGTAQPGAEGNFALAGHRNTHGEPFRYINRLRAGDELIVDVRGQRYTYVVGKVLAETSERDTGVIAPVPRSTVRPEYGYGEPGAYITLTTCTPEYTSKYRLVVWGTMRR from the coding sequence ATGCGTGTGGTGGTGCAGGGGGGTGGACGGCGGGGGCGGGGGGTCGGTCTCGCCGGGGTGCTGTGGGGCGTCGCCGAACTGGCCGTCACCGTGGGCGTGGTGGTGTTGTTGCTGGTGGTGCACCAGGTGTGGTGGACCAACCGGCAGGCCTTGGCCGCCGCCCACCAGCAGGTCCGGAACCTGGAGAGGGAGTGGGCCCTTCCTTCCGATCCTGGTTCCGATCCCTCCACGGCTCCGGTGCCTGCCGCGTCGCCTTCTGTCTCCGCGTCCGGGGCGACGGTCGCCTCCGCCTCCGCCGAGCCGGCCCCGCCCGCCGGCGCGAAGGCGCCGCCGGCCCAGGAGTCGGCGTACGGGGTGCTGCGCATCCCGCGGCTCGGTGTCGTCGTGCCCGTCGCGCAGGGGGTCGACAAGCGGGCCGTGCTGGACAAGGGGTACGTCGGGCACTACCCGGGGACCGCACAGCCCGGGGCGGAGGGGAACTTCGCGCTCGCCGGGCACCGCAACACCCACGGCGAGCCGTTCCGGTACATCAACCGGCTGCGGGCCGGGGACGAGCTGATCGTCGACGTACGGGGACAGCGGTACACGTACGTGGTGGGGAAGGTCTTGGCGGAGACCAGCGAGCGGGACACCGGCGTGATCGCGCCCGTGCCGCGCAGTACGGTCCGGCCGGAGTACGGGTACGGCGAGCCCGGCGCGTACATCACGCTCACCACCTGCACGCCCGAGTACACCTCCAAATATCGGCTCGTGGTGTGGGGAACCATGCGGAGATGA
- a CDS encoding DUF6412 domain-containing protein: MTRHDRGRLLMPLLMSLLLFAGILGFLGLFAGEGGLGGLGAVVVALAATVTVGAAALAARLVQPVPPHRIRTAIRDREQRTAFLPQRDPDASGRSRPRAPGRLVLTAA; encoded by the coding sequence ATGACTCGGCATGATCGTGGGCGGCTGCTGATGCCGCTGCTGATGTCCCTGCTCCTGTTCGCCGGGATCCTCGGGTTCCTCGGGCTGTTCGCCGGGGAGGGCGGGCTGGGTGGACTGGGTGCCGTCGTGGTCGCCCTCGCCGCCACCGTCACCGTGGGTGCCGCGGCCCTCGCCGCCCGGCTGGTACAGCCTGTGCCTCCCCACCGCATACGTACAGCGATACGTGATCGCGAGCAGCGCACCGCGTTCCTGCCGCAGCGTGATCCCGATGCCTCGGGCCGGTCGCGGCCCAGGGCGCCCGGTCGTCTCGTCCTGACGGCCGCGTAG
- a CDS encoding YidC/Oxa1 family membrane protein insertase yields MSVFTSLVVELGRFLEPVLAESATAAAIVLFTVLVRLALHPLNRAAFRGATPVAGCLPMLLQLPVFFLMYRAFSSSGELLDHRLFAAPLGARWSDALGDGGLFGAQGLVFLALFAAIAAVAAWSAVRGRRTAASAAAAAASAPVVAVPRAKGKPGVAAEVSAEQQAMLRKLGGVLPLLSFGTLITAGVVPLAAGLYLVTTTAWSVAERAWLQYRKEAVEERERSSL; encoded by the coding sequence GTGTCCGTTTTCACCTCTCTTGTTGTCGAGCTGGGCCGGTTCCTGGAGCCGGTGCTGGCCGAGTCCGCGACCGCTGCCGCGATCGTGCTGTTCACCGTGCTCGTACGGCTCGCGCTGCATCCGCTGAACCGTGCCGCGTTCCGCGGTGCGACCCCGGTGGCCGGCTGCCTGCCCATGCTGCTCCAGCTGCCGGTGTTCTTCCTCATGTACCGGGCCTTCTCCTCGTCCGGCGAGCTGCTGGACCACCGGCTGTTCGCCGCCCCGCTCGGGGCCCGGTGGAGCGATGCCCTCGGGGACGGCGGCCTCTTCGGGGCGCAGGGGCTGGTCTTCCTCGCGCTGTTCGCGGCCATCGCGGCGGTTGCCGCGTGGAGCGCGGTACGGGGACGGCGGACTGCCGCCTCGGCCGCTGCGGCGGCAGCTTCGGCACCCGTCGTGGCCGTCCCCCGCGCGAAGGGCAAGCCCGGGGTCGCCGCCGAGGTGAGCGCCGAGCAGCAGGCGATGCTGCGCAAGCTGGGCGGCGTACTGCCGCTGCTGTCGTTCGGGACGCTGATCACGGCGGGAGTGGTGCCGCTGGCCGCCGGGCTGTACCTGGTGACCACCACCGCCTGGTCCGTGGCGGAGCGGGCCTGGCTCCAGTACCGCAAGGAGGCGGTCGAAGAGCGCGAGCGTTCCAGTCTGTGA
- a CDS encoding fumarylacetoacetate hydrolase family protein, whose protein sequence is MKLLRVGPVGAERPALLDQDGTLRDLSGLITDVDGALLADDSVLSRVRDAAAAGELPVLDAEGLRIGAPVGRIGKIVGIGLNYFGHAAEIGAEPPAEPILFLKAADTVVGPDDTVLIPRGSVKTDWEAELGVVIGSTARYLSSAAEGLAHVGGYTLVNDVSEREFQIERGGTWDKGKNCETFTPLGPWLVTADEVEDPQVLDVKLWVNGELKQDGNTADQIFPVGEVVRYLSRFMTLYPGDVIVTGTPAGVAMGQPEPKPYLRAGDVVELAIEGLGRQRQEFKSA, encoded by the coding sequence ATGAAGCTGCTGCGTGTCGGACCGGTCGGAGCGGAGCGTCCCGCGCTGCTCGACCAGGACGGGACCCTGCGCGACCTGTCCGGCCTGATCACGGATGTGGACGGCGCCCTGCTCGCCGACGACTCCGTGCTGTCCCGGGTACGGGACGCGGCGGCGGCCGGGGAGCTCCCCGTGCTCGACGCGGAGGGTCTGCGGATCGGTGCGCCGGTCGGCAGGATCGGCAAGATCGTGGGCATCGGGCTGAACTACTTCGGGCACGCGGCCGAGATCGGTGCGGAGCCTCCGGCCGAGCCCATCCTGTTCCTCAAGGCCGCGGACACCGTGGTCGGCCCGGACGACACCGTGCTGATCCCGCGCGGCAGCGTGAAGACCGACTGGGAGGCCGAGCTCGGCGTCGTGATCGGCAGCACCGCCCGCTACCTGTCCTCCGCTGCGGAGGGCCTGGCGCACGTGGGCGGATACACGCTGGTCAACGACGTCTCGGAGCGCGAGTTCCAGATCGAGCGCGGCGGCACCTGGGACAAGGGCAAGAACTGCGAGACGTTCACCCCGCTGGGCCCGTGGCTGGTCACCGCCGACGAGGTCGAGGACCCGCAGGTCCTGGACGTGAAGCTGTGGGTCAACGGCGAGCTCAAGCAGGACGGCAACACCGCCGACCAGATCTTCCCGGTCGGCGAGGTCGTCCGGTACCTGAGCCGGTTCATGACCCTGTACCCGGGCGATGTCATCGTCACCGGCACCCCGGCGGGCGTGGCCATGGGCCAGCCGGAGCCGAAGCCGTACCTGCGGGCCGGTGACGTCGTGGAGCTGGCGATCGAGGGCCTCGGGCGTCAGCGCCAGGAGTTCAAGAGCGCGTAG
- a CDS encoding ALF repeat-containing protein encodes MKLPRIASVVATAAIAPAVLLASPAFAADASSPAAPAAPSAPSVPDRGAEEQEQAGKPADKPAESPAEDPQAAKDRAAVQAILADPASGPGVREAAEKALKGSAADLRKFLEVEWAREQLTDDRVRVSQIIGVGGPAVQKAGKAALKTDTQAALTEFLTKGQHTARFEDDLVELTRMLHGAGRGITEAVNRLLDGGTPEQVREFVATGQHKIRAVDDRVALLTMLDGAGPGLKEGILALLKGNPSPEALRTFVTTTQHELRDDDNMVLIWAMLNKAGPELKKAAIIAINGTPADRVEFLKTGQFTARDKDKAADAQTGKPDAGKDSGVRQTVATIATSGGNTHVTATGGSGALANTGTQTALIAGGGAAALGAGAGLVFAGRRRRGSSKG; translated from the coding sequence GTGAAGCTGCCCCGGATCGCATCGGTCGTCGCCACCGCCGCGATAGCCCCGGCCGTCCTGCTCGCCTCGCCGGCATTCGCGGCCGACGCCTCGTCGCCGGCCGCGCCGGCTGCGCCGAGCGCGCCGAGCGTGCCGGACCGGGGGGCCGAGGAGCAGGAGCAGGCCGGGAAGCCCGCGGACAAGCCGGCCGAGAGCCCGGCCGAGGACCCCCAGGCCGCGAAGGACCGGGCCGCCGTCCAGGCGATCCTCGCGGACCCGGCGAGCGGGCCGGGCGTACGCGAGGCGGCCGAGAAGGCGCTCAAGGGATCGGCCGCGGACCTGCGGAAGTTCCTCGAGGTGGAGTGGGCCCGGGAGCAGCTCACCGACGACCGGGTACGGGTCTCGCAGATCATCGGCGTCGGCGGCCCGGCCGTGCAGAAGGCCGGCAAGGCCGCTCTGAAGACGGACACCCAGGCCGCGCTGACCGAGTTCCTCACCAAGGGGCAGCACACGGCCCGCTTCGAGGACGACCTGGTCGAGCTGACGCGGATGCTCCATGGGGCGGGCCGCGGGATCACCGAGGCGGTCAACCGGCTGCTGGACGGCGGGACGCCCGAGCAGGTCCGCGAGTTCGTCGCGACGGGGCAGCACAAGATCCGGGCGGTGGACGACCGCGTGGCGCTGCTGACGATGCTCGACGGCGCCGGCCCGGGCCTGAAGGAGGGCATCCTCGCGCTCCTGAAGGGGAATCCGAGCCCGGAGGCGCTGCGCACGTTCGTGACGACCACGCAGCACGAGCTGCGCGACGACGACAACATGGTCCTGATCTGGGCGATGCTCAACAAGGCCGGCCCGGAGCTGAAGAAGGCCGCGATCATCGCGATCAACGGCACGCCCGCGGACCGCGTCGAGTTCCTGAAGACCGGGCAGTTCACGGCGCGCGACAAGGACAAGGCCGCCGACGCGCAAACCGGCAAGCCGGACGCGGGCAAGGACAGCGGCGTCCGGCAGACGGTGGCCACCATCGCGACGTCGGGCGGCAACACCCACGTGACCGCGACGGGCGGGTCCGGCGCGCTCGCGAACACGGGCACCCAGACCGCCCTGATCGCGGGCGGCGGCGCCGCCGCGCTCGGCGCGGGCGCCGGTCTGGTCTTCGCCGGCCGGCGTCGCCGCGGGTCCTCGAAGGGCTGA
- a CDS encoding Gfo/Idh/MocA family oxidoreductase, with amino-acid sequence MTATTSPSSPSAPLRVGLVGYGLAGSVFHAPLVSATDGLVLDTVVTSDPGRQAQAREAYPGVRIVGSAQELWDLAPALDLIVVASPNKTHVPLATAALDAGIPVVVDKPLAATAAEARELAALADKTGTFLSVFQNRRWDNDFLTLRRLLADGELGEIQRFESRFERWRPQLKGGWRESGAPEEIGGLLYDLGSHVVDQALVLFGPAVRVYAETDVRRPGAEADDDTFIAVTHANGVRSHFYVSATTAQLGPRFRVLGSRAGYVKYGLDPQEAALRDGQRPGVGESPWGVEPEHLWGRVGSGESPLTGGGAPVPTVPGDYPAYYAAVAAALREGGPAPVTAHEAAHCLAVLEAARTSSRDGVTVELNPGTGPALS; translated from the coding sequence ATGACCGCCACCACCTCCCCCTCCTCCCCCTCCGCCCCGCTCCGCGTCGGCCTCGTCGGCTACGGACTCGCCGGTTCCGTCTTCCACGCGCCGCTCGTCTCCGCCACGGACGGGCTCGTCCTCGACACGGTCGTCACCTCCGACCCCGGCCGGCAGGCCCAGGCGCGCGAGGCGTACCCCGGCGTCCGGATCGTCGGCTCCGCGCAGGAGCTCTGGGACCTCGCCCCCGCCCTCGACCTGATCGTCGTCGCCTCCCCGAACAAGACCCACGTCCCGCTCGCCACCGCCGCACTGGACGCCGGCATCCCGGTCGTCGTGGACAAGCCGCTCGCCGCCACCGCCGCCGAGGCCCGCGAACTGGCCGCCCTCGCCGACAAGACCGGCACATTCCTGTCCGTGTTCCAAAACCGCCGCTGGGACAACGACTTCCTCACCCTGCGCCGCCTCCTGGCCGACGGCGAACTCGGCGAGATCCAGCGCTTCGAGTCCCGGTTCGAGCGGTGGCGCCCGCAGCTCAAGGGCGGCTGGCGCGAATCCGGGGCCCCGGAGGAGATCGGCGGCCTGCTGTACGACCTCGGCAGCCATGTCGTCGACCAGGCACTGGTGCTGTTCGGCCCGGCCGTACGCGTCTACGCGGAGACCGACGTGCGCCGCCCCGGCGCCGAGGCGGACGACGACACCTTCATCGCCGTCACGCATGCGAACGGGGTCCGCTCCCACTTCTACGTCAGCGCCACCACCGCGCAGCTGGGGCCGCGCTTTCGCGTACTGGGTTCCCGCGCGGGCTACGTGAAGTACGGGCTGGACCCGCAGGAGGCGGCCCTGCGCGACGGGCAGCGGCCGGGCGTCGGGGAGAGCCCGTGGGGCGTGGAGCCCGAGCACCTGTGGGGCCGGGTGGGCTCCGGCGAGTCCCCGCTGACCGGCGGCGGGGCCCCCGTGCCGACCGTGCCGGGCGACTACCCCGCGTACTACGCGGCGGTGGCGGCGGCCCTGCGCGAGGGCGGCCCGGCGCCGGTCACCGCGCACGAGGCGGCGCACTGCCTGGCCGTACTCGAGGCCGCGCGGACGTCGTCCCGGGACGGGGTGACCGTCGAGCTGAACCCGGGCACAGGCCCTGCCTTGTCCTGA
- a CDS encoding ROK family transcriptional regulator — translation MDRESKGNGSGVNLPALRGHNDALVLGLLREAHLEGLSRADLAALTRLTPQAVSKIVARLRAEGLVAEAGRGASTGGKPRTLLRLVSGARHAVGVHADRDELRAVQVDIAGTVVDRIRGPLDFGAGPQATAEAVARAVIELCGEAGTRSLLGVGVAVPGPLDWQAGVLGRVTGHPDWEGFPLRQAVAERLGPDAPPVVLDKDTSAGAAAPGRRAFETSLYLHLSTGLGAGLRLNGEVYRGERSTAGEFGHQVLSLDGPPCRCGGRGCAEVLCLAAVARGDLPEAARILGEGAANVVALLDVDRVWLGGRVVDSAPEVFTEGVRRVLAARTLGGPVPEVAASEDGVAEGAAELALAPLFGRVR, via the coding sequence GTGGACAGGGAGAGCAAGGGCAACGGAAGCGGCGTGAACCTACCGGCGCTGCGCGGGCACAACGACGCGCTGGTGCTCGGCCTGCTGCGCGAGGCGCATCTCGAAGGCCTCAGCCGCGCCGACCTCGCGGCCCTCACACGTCTCACCCCGCAGGCCGTCAGCAAGATCGTGGCGCGGCTGCGGGCGGAGGGGCTGGTCGCCGAAGCCGGGCGCGGCGCGTCCACCGGGGGCAAGCCGCGGACGCTGCTCCGGCTGGTCTCGGGTGCCCGGCACGCCGTCGGCGTCCACGCGGACCGCGACGAGCTGCGGGCGGTGCAGGTGGACATCGCGGGCACCGTCGTCGACCGGATCCGGGGCCCCCTGGACTTCGGGGCCGGACCGCAGGCCACCGCGGAGGCGGTCGCACGCGCAGTGATCGAGCTGTGCGGGGAGGCGGGGACGCGGTCCCTGCTGGGCGTGGGCGTCGCTGTGCCGGGGCCGCTGGACTGGCAGGCGGGCGTACTGGGGCGGGTGACGGGACACCCTGACTGGGAGGGGTTCCCGCTGCGCCAGGCGGTGGCGGAGCGGCTCGGACCCGACGCCCCGCCGGTGGTGCTGGACAAGGACACCAGCGCGGGCGCCGCCGCCCCCGGCCGCCGGGCCTTCGAAACCTCGCTCTACCTGCACCTGAGCACCGGCCTGGGGGCCGGGCTCCGGCTCAACGGAGAGGTCTACCGGGGGGAGCGGTCCACGGCCGGGGAGTTCGGACACCAGGTCCTGAGCCTGGACGGCCCGCCCTGCCGGTGCGGAGGCCGCGGTTGCGCGGAGGTGCTCTGCCTCGCGGCGGTGGCCCGCGGCGACCTTCCGGAGGCGGCGCGGATCCTGGGCGAGGGCGCTGCGAACGTGGTCGCGCTGCTGGACGTGGACCGGGTGTGGCTCGGGGGACGGGTGGTGGACTCCGCCCCGGAGGTCTTCACGGAGGGCGTCCGCCGCGTCCTGGCGGCCCGCACGCTGGGCGGCCCGGTTCCGGAGGTCGCCGCGTCCGAGGACGGCGTCGCCGAGGGCGCGGCGGAACTGGCCCTGGCCCCGCTGTTCGGCCGCGTGCGCTGA
- a CDS encoding GntR family transcriptional regulator, translated as MEEQNLHHRPGSPVRSGIPEHGRIPKYYAVKALIADLLDDLGEGGLLPTERDLAERYEVSRETVRQALRELLLEGRLRRSGRGTVVAGPKLEQPLSLASYTEGVRRQGRRPGRNLIGLEQFPCPSELATGIGAEPGEPVWHLERVLLADDERVGLESTYIRVARAPRLDTEFQPDSSFYGYLLDRLGISFGDADEKLETVLATPREALLIGTPPALPMLLIHRFSRDQDGRPLERVRSLYRGDRFSFTTHLRPE; from the coding sequence GTGGAAGAACAGAACCTGCATCACCGCCCCGGCTCGCCCGTTCGGTCCGGGATTCCGGAGCACGGCCGCATCCCCAAGTACTACGCCGTCAAGGCCCTCATCGCGGATCTCCTCGACGACCTCGGCGAGGGCGGGCTGCTGCCCACCGAGCGGGATCTCGCCGAGCGGTACGAGGTGTCCCGCGAGACCGTGCGGCAGGCCCTGCGCGAGCTGCTCCTGGAGGGCCGGCTCCGCCGCTCCGGCCGCGGTACCGTCGTCGCCGGTCCGAAGCTCGAACAGCCCCTCTCCCTCGCGAGCTACACCGAGGGCGTACGGCGCCAGGGCCGCCGGCCCGGCCGTAACCTCATCGGGCTCGAGCAGTTCCCCTGCCCGTCCGAGCTGGCCACCGGCATCGGCGCCGAGCCCGGCGAGCCCGTCTGGCACCTGGAGCGCGTCCTGCTCGCCGACGACGAGCGGGTGGGCCTGGAGAGCACGTACATCCGGGTGGCGCGGGCGCCCCGCCTCGATACCGAATTCCAGCCGGACTCCTCCTTCTACGGGTACCTCCTCGACCGGCTCGGGATCTCGTTCGGGGACGCCGACGAGAAGCTGGAGACCGTCCTCGCGACCCCCCGCGAGGCCTTGCTGATCGGCACCCCGCCGGCCCTCCCCATGCTGCTCATCCACCGGTTCTCCCGGGACCAGGACGGGCGTCCGCTGGAACGGGTGCGTTCGCTCTACCGTGGCGACCGGTTCAGCTTCACGACCCACCTGCGCCCCGAATAG